In one window of Poriferisphaera corsica DNA:
- a CDS encoding NUDIX domain-containing protein: protein MKQRYAARAVILNENNNVLLLECKDTQPVNPKTPHINHYWITPGGGLEPDETHHQALKRELHEELAIQKIQILDHLDTRSVVLNLPEIS from the coding sequence ATGAAGCAACGATACGCAGCCCGAGCCGTCATCCTCAATGAAAATAACAACGTCCTCTTACTCGAATGTAAAGACACACAGCCCGTCAACCCAAAAACGCCACACATCAATCACTACTGGATCACACCCGGCGGCGGACTCGAACCTGACGAAACACATCATCAAGCACTCAAGCGAGAACTCCATGAGGAACTCGCTATACAGAAAATCCAGATTCTTGATCATCTCGACACTCGATCCGTGGTCCTCAATCTGCCTGAGATCAGTTAG
- a CDS encoding peptidylprolyl isomerase, with amino-acid sequence MKYTATSILLLSATLILSACASTYPYKQSPKSTPAVNRTKTAPKSVAKVSQNVAYVNGQPISQSSLLKSMYELAGGEALANAVIDASITEDLALRKINITPEMMQAEKQLIIDALSPSSEDEAVRLLSQLRLDRGLGEYNFNKMLHRNAALRAIIAAKVNLNPQLLQQEYELRFGPKYQPRIIVMPNLRDIKRIHSQLDKGESFSDLAGANSTDISNRQGGLLSPISPVDANYPQVILQELIKLQPGQISQAIVLDNSYALLKLERIIPQSELQYDQVKDQIAKSLRLRIQATLMRQKASEYIASSQVTVLQPELHDSWLRKKNEYTDAPSGQ; translated from the coding sequence ATGAAATATACAGCCACCAGTATTCTGTTGCTTTCTGCCACTCTCATACTCTCCGCGTGCGCCTCAACATACCCATACAAACAATCCCCCAAATCCACGCCTGCCGTTAATCGTACTAAAACAGCCCCTAAATCTGTCGCAAAAGTCAGCCAGAACGTCGCCTACGTCAACGGCCAACCGATCTCTCAATCCTCGCTACTCAAATCCATGTACGAACTCGCCGGCGGCGAAGCACTCGCCAACGCCGTCATCGACGCCTCGATCACTGAAGATCTCGCGCTCCGCAAGATCAACATCACCCCCGAGATGATGCAAGCCGAAAAGCAGCTCATCATCGATGCGCTCTCGCCTTCCAGCGAAGACGAAGCCGTCCGTCTTCTCTCGCAACTCCGTCTTGATCGTGGTCTCGGTGAGTACAACTTCAACAAAATGCTACACCGCAACGCAGCCCTTCGCGCTATCATCGCTGCCAAGGTCAACCTCAACCCCCAACTCCTCCAGCAGGAATACGAACTCCGTTTCGGCCCCAAATACCAACCCCGCATCATCGTCATGCCCAACCTCCGCGATATCAAACGCATCCATAGCCAGCTTGATAAAGGTGAATCCTTCTCCGACCTTGCAGGTGCCAATTCCACCGACATCAGCAACCGTCAAGGCGGCCTCCTCTCACCGATCTCCCCTGTCGATGCGAACTACCCCCAAGTCATCCTTCAGGAACTCATCAAGCTCCAGCCCGGCCAAATCTCCCAAGCCATCGTCCTCGACAACAGCTACGCACTCCTCAAGCTTGAGCGCATCATACCCCAATCCGAGCTACAATATGACCAGGTAAAAGACCAGATCGCCAAGTCACTCCGTCTCCGCATACAAGCCACACTCATGCGACAAAAGGCCTCCGAATACATCGCCTCCTCGCAAGTCACAGTCCTCCAGCCCGAACTCCACGACAGTTGGCTACGCAAGAAAAATGAGTACACCGACGCGCCTTCCGGTCAATAA
- a CDS encoding class I SAM-dependent methyltransferase has protein sequence MNTDNFEDTISHSFWDHEYKIPWHEADFSKRMLREHLTQEHDLASRRLEIIGRQVEWINQIAGDERFLKILDLGCGPGLYAHRLAKKGHEIKGIDFSPASIGYAKRHNRWQERCAFSQEDIRAGDYGMNYDLVIFLYGEFNVFSPTEMRLILKNIRESLRSTGRLLVELQIFKAIQGIGMSFGAEQHYECGLFSDQPHRCCIKNEWFSEQQIAVQRFHITEDQCKKTKTYTSTTQAYPDTALIEMFEDAGFCNVQCESLWPSANDGLVLWSANCR, from the coding sequence ATGAACACTGATAATTTTGAAGATACAATCTCACATTCTTTCTGGGATCATGAGTATAAAATCCCATGGCATGAAGCGGATTTTAGTAAGCGTATGCTTCGTGAGCATTTAACCCAAGAACATGATCTTGCCAGTCGGCGACTCGAAATCATTGGGCGGCAGGTGGAATGGATTAATCAGATTGCAGGCGATGAGAGATTCCTCAAAATTCTTGATCTTGGCTGTGGGCCCGGGTTGTATGCACACCGTCTTGCGAAGAAAGGGCATGAGATAAAGGGGATTGATTTTTCACCTGCATCAATCGGGTATGCGAAAAGGCATAATCGTTGGCAGGAAAGATGTGCTTTCAGTCAGGAAGATATAAGGGCAGGTGATTATGGGATGAATTATGATTTGGTCATATTTCTTTATGGTGAGTTTAATGTTTTTTCACCTACTGAAATGAGATTGATCCTGAAGAATATACGAGAGTCGTTGCGGTCAACAGGACGATTGCTTGTTGAATTACAGATTTTCAAAGCTATTCAAGGCATCGGTATGTCTTTTGGTGCCGAACAGCATTATGAATGTGGTTTGTTCTCCGATCAGCCACATCGTTGTTGCATCAAAAATGAGTGGTTTTCAGAGCAGCAAATAGCGGTACAACGTTTTCATATAACAGAGGATCAGTGTAAGAAAACTAAAACTTATACAAGTACAACACAGGCTTATCCAGACACGGCTTTAATTGAGATGTTTGAGGATGCTGGTTTTTGTAATGTGCAATGTGAATCACTATGGCCGAGTGCAAACGATGGGTTGGTGCTATGGTCAGCAAATTGCAGGTAA
- the rpsR gene encoding 30S ribosomal protein S18, translating to MADFKKFGVKGQFKVAERSTNGKYFIDFKRADDLRRFMTPNGKIQGRKKTGLTAREQRMMAQAIKRARYMALLPYTSATL from the coding sequence ATGGCAGATTTCAAGAAATTCGGCGTTAAAGGCCAGTTCAAAGTTGCAGAACGTTCAACCAACGGCAAGTACTTCATTGACTTCAAGCGTGCTGACGATCTGCGTCGTTTCATGACACCTAACGGTAAGATCCAGGGTCGTAAGAAAACTGGTCTGACCGCTCGCGAACAGCGTATGATGGCTCAAGCGATCAAGCGTGCTCGCTACATGGCACTTCTGCCATACACATCCGCGACTCTCTAG
- a CDS encoding Nif3-like dinuclear metal center hexameric protein, with protein MKLNDLLTVLRSIAPESLAESWDKVGLHVESTARIKRAMLCIDLTQSVMQEAIEKKVNLIVAYHPPIFAPLTALTRSDYKQNIILLAARNNIAIYSPHTALDAASTGVNQFLAEGIAGDDAVFIRPIRPHDNRAEQYKLVTFAPEASVHAIRESLSEAGAGNIGNYSECSFTSRGHGTFKGNESTNPAIGQATEFESVAEMRVEMVLPKNKLVAVVTALRDIHPYEEPAFDVYPMIAGPTSKSGDMTGQGRVVELAKPISLKTLVTRIKAILKLDYLEVAPAEGSTMAKKNIQRIGLCAGAGQSLIEEARAAVKQDAGEGEGLDVFFTGEMRHHDTLAAVCSGLAVILAGHTRTERPFLADYRKQIKAQTREMGRGDVEWVISKADRSPGEVV; from the coding sequence ATGAAGCTCAACGATTTGCTTACCGTTCTCCGCTCAATCGCCCCCGAATCCCTGGCTGAATCATGGGACAAGGTTGGGCTGCATGTCGAGTCCACCGCACGCATCAAACGCGCCATGCTCTGCATCGACCTCACGCAATCCGTCATGCAGGAAGCGATCGAGAAGAAAGTGAACTTGATTGTTGCGTATCATCCACCGATCTTTGCGCCGCTAACCGCACTTACTCGCAGTGATTACAAACAGAACATCATCCTGCTGGCAGCACGGAACAATATCGCAATTTATTCGCCGCATACCGCACTTGACGCGGCCTCGACTGGCGTGAATCAATTTCTAGCAGAAGGCATTGCAGGCGATGATGCTGTGTTTATCAGGCCCATTCGGCCGCACGATAATCGAGCAGAGCAATACAAACTCGTCACGTTTGCACCTGAAGCAAGTGTTCATGCAATCCGCGAATCGCTTTCAGAAGCTGGGGCTGGAAATATTGGCAACTACTCCGAGTGTTCCTTCACCTCACGTGGGCATGGTACGTTCAAAGGTAATGAATCCACGAATCCAGCCATCGGACAAGCGACTGAATTCGAATCGGTTGCTGAGATGCGCGTTGAAATGGTGTTGCCCAAAAACAAGCTGGTAGCAGTGGTTACTGCACTCCGGGATATTCACCCCTACGAAGAACCTGCGTTTGATGTGTATCCAATGATCGCTGGCCCCACATCAAAATCGGGTGATATGACAGGTCAAGGGAGGGTGGTCGAGTTGGCGAAGCCGATTTCGCTCAAAACGCTCGTGACCCGGATCAAGGCAATATTAAAGCTCGATTACCTCGAAGTAGCACCTGCTGAGGGTTCGACGATGGCGAAGAAGAATATCCAGCGGATCGGGCTTTGCGCTGGTGCAGGGCAGTCGCTGATTGAGGAAGCAAGAGCCGCAGTGAAGCAGGATGCTGGGGAAGGGGAAGGCCTTGATGTATTTTTTACAGGTGAGATGCGGCATCATGACACGTTGGCGGCGGTTTGTTCGGGGCTAGCGGTGATTTTGGCGGGTCACACGCGGACAGAGCGGCCGTTTTTGGCGGATTACAGGAAACAGATCAAGGCACAGACGCGGGAAATGGGCAGGGGGGATGTGGAATGGGTGATCTCGAAGGCGGATCGCTCGCCGGGAGAGGTCGTGTGA
- a CDS encoding aminotransferase class V-fold PLP-dependent enzyme: MSKRIYMDNAATSFPKPSAVMEAMTDYATRLGASPGRGAYAEARESGELMYQCRERICELIGGDNPDHVVFTLNTSDAINLGIRGLIHPGAKKRHVITTWLDHNSILRPFNMMSEMGDLEQTRVECDPMTGLVDPDDIKKAIRPDTGLIALLHGSNVSGTVQPIREIGAIAKEHGVPFLVDAAQSLGHMPLDIEADHVDLLAFPGHKGLLGPLGTGGLYIKPGLERLMRTVKEGGTGSVSELDVQPEFMPDRFEPGSHNAIGIIGLSEGVKWILDQGVETIWAHEQKLMKVMVEGLQDEERMPNLTWYGPQGVADRCGVFSIRIQGYDQPVTLSDVLEKRYGILTRSGIHCAPLAHKTIGTHELGGTTRFSFGPFVTVEDVRASLDAIHEICLETKKRGTISAGT; the protein is encoded by the coding sequence GTGAGCAAGCGGATTTATATGGATAATGCGGCGACGTCGTTTCCCAAGCCGAGTGCGGTGATGGAGGCGATGACGGATTACGCGACGAGGTTGGGTGCGAGTCCGGGGCGAGGTGCGTATGCGGAGGCGCGGGAGAGCGGGGAGTTGATGTATCAATGCCGCGAGCGGATATGCGAGTTGATTGGTGGGGACAATCCGGATCATGTGGTGTTTACGCTGAATACGTCGGACGCGATTAATCTGGGGATCAGAGGCTTGATCCACCCTGGAGCTAAGAAACGGCATGTGATCACGACGTGGTTGGATCATAACTCGATCTTGCGGCCATTTAATATGATGTCGGAAATGGGGGATCTTGAGCAGACGCGAGTCGAGTGTGATCCGATGACGGGGTTGGTGGATCCTGATGATATTAAGAAGGCGATCCGGCCTGACACGGGTTTGATTGCGCTTTTGCATGGGTCTAATGTGAGCGGGACGGTACAGCCTATCCGAGAGATAGGTGCGATTGCGAAAGAGCATGGTGTGCCGTTCTTGGTGGATGCGGCGCAGAGTTTGGGACATATGCCTTTGGATATTGAGGCGGATCATGTAGATTTGCTGGCGTTTCCGGGGCATAAAGGATTACTTGGGCCTTTGGGGACAGGTGGTTTGTATATCAAGCCGGGGCTCGAGAGGTTGATGCGAACGGTGAAGGAGGGGGGCACAGGGTCTGTGAGTGAGTTAGATGTGCAGCCTGAATTTATGCCGGATCGGTTTGAGCCGGGGAGTCATAATGCGATTGGGATTATCGGGTTGTCGGAAGGTGTGAAATGGATTTTAGATCAAGGGGTTGAGACGATCTGGGCTCATGAGCAGAAGCTGATGAAGGTGATGGTTGAGGGGTTACAGGATGAAGAGCGGATGCCGAATTTGACGTGGTATGGGCCGCAAGGCGTGGCGGATCGGTGTGGGGTGTTTTCGATTCGGATACAGGGATATGATCAGCCTGTGACGCTTTCGGATGTGCTGGAGAAGCGGTATGGGATATTGACGCGATCAGGGATTCATTGCGCACCGTTGGCACATAAGACGATTGGAACGCATGAGCTTGGTGGAACGACCCGGTTTAGTTTCGGGCCATTTGTGACGGTGGAAGATGTTAGGGCGTCACTGGATGCGATACATGAGATTTGTCTTGAGACGAAAAAACGTGGGACGATCTCTGCTGGGACATAG
- a CDS encoding aminotransferase class I/II-fold pyridoxal phosphate-dependent enzyme, translating to MDINVASRIERLPTYVLGQLKQLIYERRKAGADIIDMNMGNPSDAPPDPVVDKIREAVTDPRNSRYSASAGVYNLRRDMARKYERKWGVELDPDTEVIATIGSKEGFSHMCLAIMGPGDCAVVTDPAFQIHTTAVILAGGSVFLVPVGNDEAFLARIDDVLKHLQPKPKVIILCYPNNPTTMTVDDTFFAKVVDLAAKHQVMILHDFAYGETCFDNYKAPSYLQAPGAKEYGVEFTTLSKPYNMAGWRIGFCCGHPQMIKALSTVKGYYDYGIFQAVQIAAIVAMREGDKHIEQQNRVYAQRRELLCKSLRKLGWQVDTPKASMFVWAKVNPKHLIPYNGSTNDFCLAMVDQAEVALTPGAAFGDLGEGYVRMALVENDQRIRQAIRQLTRVLNN from the coding sequence ATGGATATCAACGTTGCCTCTCGCATAGAGCGGCTGCCTACCTATGTATTAGGCCAACTCAAACAACTGATCTACGAACGCCGTAAAGCCGGCGCCGATATCATCGACATGAACATGGGCAATCCTTCCGACGCCCCACCCGATCCCGTCGTCGATAAGATCCGCGAAGCCGTCACCGACCCCCGCAACTCTCGTTACTCCGCTTCCGCCGGCGTCTACAACCTCCGCCGCGACATGGCCCGCAAGTACGAACGCAAATGGGGCGTCGAACTCGACCCCGACACCGAAGTCATCGCAACCATCGGCTCAAAAGAAGGCTTCTCACACATGTGCCTCGCCATCATGGGCCCCGGCGACTGCGCTGTCGTGACCGACCCCGCCTTCCAAATCCATACCACCGCCGTTATCCTCGCCGGCGGCTCCGTCTTCCTCGTACCCGTTGGCAACGACGAAGCATTCCTCGCGCGCATCGACGACGTCCTCAAACACCTCCAGCCCAAACCCAAAGTCATCATCCTCTGCTACCCCAACAACCCAACGACCATGACCGTCGATGATACCTTCTTCGCCAAAGTCGTCGATCTTGCAGCCAAGCATCAAGTCATGATCCTTCACGATTTCGCCTACGGCGAGACCTGCTTCGATAACTACAAAGCCCCCTCATACCTCCAAGCTCCCGGCGCAAAAGAATACGGCGTCGAATTCACCACACTCTCAAAACCCTACAACATGGCCGGCTGGCGCATCGGCTTCTGCTGCGGTCACCCTCAAATGATCAAAGCCCTCTCCACCGTCAAAGGCTACTACGATTACGGCATATTCCAAGCCGTCCAGATCGCCGCCATTGTTGCTATGCGTGAAGGCGATAAGCACATCGAACAGCAAAATCGTGTTTATGCTCAACGCCGTGAGCTCCTATGTAAAAGCCTCCGTAAGCTCGGTTGGCAAGTGGATACCCCCAAAGCTTCCATGTTCGTCTGGGCCAAGGTCAACCCCAAACACCTTATCCCATACAACGGCTCCACCAACGATTTTTGCTTAGCAATGGTCGATCAAGCCGAAGTCGCCCTCACCCCCGGTGCCGCCTTCGGCGACCTCGGCGAAGGTTACGTTCGCATGGCACTCGTCGAAAACGACCAGCGCATTCGCCAAGCCATCCGCCAACTCACCCGCGTCCTCAATAACTGA